In Peromyscus leucopus breed LL Stock chromosome 16_21, UCI_PerLeu_2.1, whole genome shotgun sequence, a single genomic region encodes these proteins:
- the LOC114706147 gene encoding basic proline-rich protein-like — translation MGQTEQPGLRRAKSVLQAQPCSGIRRQLAREELRVAQGLPGSGVRPPRARSLSGRRGRPRNSQAPPPARPRPSPGSAPQAPDPASRRPPPPRTPPPTPPRGRPGAIARPEGRPPARGPAYLAARPPAPPHSATRAAAPAPPAAILCRLPPPSASAPPPGPATLKAQAGTPSRAAGQNSTDTDTSPLKGQGVTPP, via the coding sequence ATGGGACAGACGGAGCAGCCGGGGCTCCGGAGGGCTAAGTCAGTCCTCCAGGCACAGCCATGCAGCGGCATCAGACGGCAGCTGGCGAGGGAAGAGCTCCGAGTTGCTCAGGGGCTCCCGGGGAGCGGCGTCCGCCCACCCCGCGCCCGGTCTCTCTCCGGGCGGAGGGGGCGGCCCCGCAActcccaggccccgccccccgcccgccCCCGGCCAAGCCCGGGCTCCGCCCCCCAGGCCCCCGACCCCGCCTCGCGCCGGCCCCCGCCCCCCCgaaccccgccccccaccccgccccgagGGCGCCCCGGGGCCATTGCCCGGCCCGAGGGGCGCCCCCCGGCCCGCGGCCCCGCTTACCTGGCCGCGCGCCCCCCGGCCCCCCCTCACTCGGCGACCAGAGCCGCAGCCCCGGCCCCTCCCGCCGCCATCTTGTGCCGACTCCCTCCGCCCTCCGCCTCCGCTCCGCCTCCCGGACCTGCGACCTTAAAGGCGCAGGCCGGCACCCCCTCCCGTGCCGCTGGGCAGAACTCGACCGACACCGACACTTCTCCTTTAAAGGGCCAGGGCGTCACTCCACCTTAA
- the LOC114706134 gene encoding tapasin, whose protein sequence is MEPLPLLIAVVLGLATTVSAGPAAVECWFVEDSGSLAKRPAALLLRQGPRGPPPRPDLDPKLYFKVDDPAGMLLAAFRRYPAGAPAPHCEMSRFIPFPASANWARGLIPQQNCPRALDGDWLLVSVSSTVFSLSVLLRPQPEPQREPDSITMATVVLTVLTHSPNPRIQLGKDAVLDLSFAYMPPTLEDALSPAAGPPPFGLEWRRQHRGKGHLLLAATPGLAGETPPAQEKAVAFAAWDDNEPWGPWTGNGTFWLPAVKPFQEGVYLATVHLPYLQGQVSLQLTVHKPPKVSLTPAPLVWAAPGETPPELLCLVSHFYPAAGLRVEWERRGGPEGGSGKAEGETWLSTVRHHSDGSVSQAGHLRLPPVTAKQHGARYACRVHHPSLPASGRSAEVTLEVAGLSGPSIEDSIGLFLSAFLLLGLIKALGWMAAYLTIHKDSKAKVTAASLDSKKSQ, encoded by the exons ATGGAGCCTCTGCCCCTGCTTATCGCTGTGGTTTTGG GCCTGGCGACCACCGTCTCGGCTGGACCGGCCGCGGTTGAGTGCTGGTTCGTGGAAGATTCAGGTAGCCTGGCCAAGAGACCTGCCGCGTTGCTACTGCGCCAGGGACCCAGGGGTCCGCCGCCCCGGCCAGATCTTGACCCTAAGCTGTACTTCAAGGTGGATG ACCCGGCCGGAATGCTCCTGGCTGCCTTCAGGCGGTACCCCGCGGGCGCCCCCGCACCGCACTGCGAGATGAGCCGCTTCATCCCGTTCCCCGCCTCGGCGAATTGGGCTAGAGGTCTGATCCCGCAGCAGAACTGCCCGCGGGCCCTGGACGGGGATTGGCTGCTGGTCAGCGTGTCCAGCACCGTCTTCAGCCTGTCTGTCCTGCTGCGACCACAGCCAGAGCCTCAGCGGGAGCCCGActccatcaccatggcaacag TGGTGCTGACCGTCCTCACCCACAGCCCCAACCCTCGGATCCAGCTGGGAAAAGATGCGGTGCTGGACCTGAGCTTTGCCTACATGCCCCCGACTCTGGAAGATGCTCTGTCTCCGGCCGCAGGTCCCCCTCCCTTTGGGCTGGAGTGGCGTCGCCAGCACCGGGGCAAGGGTCACCTGCTGCTGGCTGCGACTCCCGGGCTGGCTGGGGAAACGCCACCAGCCCAAGAAAAGGCTGTGGCATTTGCTGCTTGGGATGACAATGAGCCCTGGGGCCCGTGGACTGGGAATGGGACCTTCTGGCTGCCAGCTGTGAAACCTTTTCAGGAGGGCGTCTACCTGGCTACTGTACACCTGCCCTATCTGCAAGGACAGGTCTCCCTGCAGCTGACGGTGCACA AGCCCCCCAAAGTGTCTCTGACACCAGCACCCCTTGTGTGGGCTGCCCCGGGAGAGACACCCCCGGAACTGCTCTGCCTCGTGTCCCACTTCTACCCTGCGGCGGGCCTGAGGGTGGAGTGGGAGCGCAGAGGTGGCCCAGAGGGCGGTTCTggaaaggctgagggggagacgtGGCTCTCCACTGTCCGCCACCATTCCGATGGCTCTGTCAGCCAGGCTGGGCACCTGCGGCTGCCCCCAGTCACTGCCAAGCAGCATGGAGCACGCTATGCCTGTCGGGTCCACCACCCCAGCCTGCCGGCATCCGGGCGCAGTGCTGAAGTCACCCTGGAGGTGGCAG GCCTCTCCGGGCCCTCAATCGAGGACAGCATAGGCCTGTTCCTGTCCGCTTTTCTCCTTCTGGGACTCATCAAAGCACTAGGCTGGATGG CTGCCTACCTGACCATTCATAAAGACTCAAAGGCGAAGGTCACAGCTGCCAGCCTGGACTCAAAG AAGTCACAGTAA
- the Daxx gene encoding death domain-associated protein 6 isoform X3 → MAAADSIIVLDDDDEDEPAAQPGPSHPPPNPVSPGPEASGPSESHGDGKNSHSGGRKCYKLENERLFEEFLELCKMQTSDHPEVVPFLYKLQQRAQSLFLASAEFCNILSRVLSRARNRPAKLYVYINELCTVLKAHSNKKKLNLAPVSSTPSEPSGENPPTDPSSDLTNAETTAPEASRTRGSRRQIQRLEQLLALYVAEIRRLQEKELDLSELDDPDSTYLQEARLKRKLIRLFGRLCELKDCCSLTGRVIEQRIPYRGTRYPEVNRRIERLINKPGPDTFPDYGDVLRAVERAATRHSLGLPRQQLQLMAQDAFRDVGVRLQERRHLDLIYNFGCHLTDDYRPGIDPALSDPTLARRLRENRTLAMSRLDEVISKYAMMQDKSEEGERQRRRARLLGTNPSGSPKASLDSGEGPSGMASQECPTTSKAESDDDDDDDEEEESDEEEEEEEDEEEVTEDEDEDLEQLQEDQGGDEEEEEEGGDDEGDKSPKSPSHPPTRRNSEPVKGSPGEQQDRGLTRTPASPLAGPPDAPNTAAESSGGQLQGPLLGEESPRSQLSELEMEAVPEGTTPSPEERDISSSRKQSEDSLPTILENGADVVTSTSFNGRVSCHTWRDSSPPYKRSRKEKQLGSGPLENSYTEKLAAQQGNGKKMSVATQCDPEEIIVLSDSD, encoded by the exons ATGGCCGCCGCTGACAGCATCATTGTGCTGGATGATGACGATGAGGATGAACCAGCTGCTCAGCCAGGGCCCTCCCACCCGCCCCCCAATCCTGTCTCGCCAGGACCAGAAGCCTCTGGTCCCTCTGAGTCCCACGGGGATGGAAAGAACAGTCACTCAGGTGGCAGGAAGTGCTACAAGTTGGAGAATGAGAGGCTGTTTGAAGAG TTCCTTGAACTGTGTAAGATGCAGACGTCGGACCACCCTGAGGTCGTTCCATTCCTCTACAAACTGCAGCAGCGTGCCCAGTCTCTGTTTCTGGCCTCAGCGGAGTTCTGCAACATTCTGTCCCGGGTTCTGTCTCGGGCTCGGAACCGGCCGGCTAAGCTCTATGTCTACATTAATGAGCTCTGCACTGTCCTTAAAGCCCATTCAAATAAGAAGAAGCTGAACTTGGCTCCTGTATCCTCAACGCCCAGTGAACCCTCCGGTGAGAACCCTCCCACCGACCCCTCCTCTGACCTTACAAATGCTGAAACCACTGCCCCTGAGGCTTCAAGGACCCGTGGTTCCCGGAGGCAGATCCAGCGCTTGGAGCAGCTGCTGGCGCTCTATGTCGCGGAGATCCGGCGGCTGCAGGAGAAGGAACTGGATCTGTCGGAACTGGATGACCCCGACTCCACATACCTGCAGGAGGCCCGCTTGAAGCGGAAGCTGATCCGCCTCTTCGGGCGGCTGTGTGAGCTAAAGGACTGCTGTTCTCTGACCGGCCGGGTCATAGAGCAGCGAATCCCCTACCGCGGCACCCGCTACCCCGAGGTCAACAGGCGCATCGAGCGGCTTATTAACAAGCCAGGGCCCGATACCTTTCCTGACTACGGAGATGTGCTGAGGGCGGTGGAGAGGGCAGCCACCCGGCACAGTCTCGGCCTTCCCCGACAGCAGCTCCAGCTCATGGCTCAAGATGCCTTCCGGGATGTGGGTGTCAGGTTACAGGAAAGGCGCCACCTTGATCTCATCTACAACTTTGGCTGCCATCTTACAGATGACTACAGGCCAG GCATTGACCCTGCACTGTCAGATCCCACGCTGGCTCGCCGCCTTCGGGAGAATCGGACCTTGGCCATGAGCCGCCTGGATGAGGTCATCTCCAAATATGCAATGATGCAAGACAAGAGCgaggagggggagaggcagaggaggagagctCGGCTCCTGGGCACCAATCCCTCAGGTTCCCCTAAAGCCTCCTTGGATTCTGGTGAG GGTCCTAGTGGAATGGCCTCCCAGGAGTGCCCTACTACCTCCAAAGCTGagtctgatgatgatgatgatgatgatgaagaagaagaaagtgatgaggaggaggaggaggaagaagatgaagaagaggtcactgaggatgaagatgaggatcTAGAACAGTTGCAGGAAGATCAGGGGggtgatgaagaagaggaggaagaaggagg agatgATGAAGGAGATAAGAGCCCCAAGTCCCCATCACACCCCCCCACTAGGAGGAACTCAGAACCTGTAAAAGGGTCTCCAGGGGAGCAGCAAGACAGAGGACTGACCAGGACACCAGCGTCACCGCTGGCAGGACCCCCAGACGCTCCCAACACAGCTGCGGAGAGCAGCGGAGGACAGCTCCAAGGGCCACTCCTGGGAGAAGAGAGCCCTAGGTCCCAGCTCTCTGAGCTAGAGATGGAGGCCGTGCCCGAGGGTACCACCCCATCCCCTGAGGAAAGGGACATTTCCTCTTCCAGGAAACAGTCAGAAGATTCCCTCCCCACCATCTTGGAAAATGGGGCCGATGTGGTTACCTCTACATCCTTCAATGGGCGTGTCTCTTGTCACACTTGGCGAGATTCCAGTCCCCCGTACAAGAGATCGAGGAAGGAAAAGCAGCTGGGGTCTGGACCATTAGAAAACAG ctacacagagaagctggcGGCTCAGCAGGGGAATGGGAAGAAG ATGAGTGTGGCCACACAGTGTGATCCCGAAGAGATCATCGTGCTGTCAGACTCGGACTAG
- the Daxx gene encoding death domain-associated protein 6 isoform X2 has protein sequence MAAADSIIVLDDDDEDEPAAQPGPSHPPPNPVSPGPEASGPSESHGDGKNSHSGGRKCYKLENERLFEEFLELCKMQTSDHPEVVPFLYKLQQRAQSLFLASAEFCNILSRVLSRARNRPAKLYVYINELCTVLKAHSNKKKLNLAPVSSTPSEPSGENPPTDPSSDLTNAETTAPEASRTRGSRRQIQRLEQLLALYVAEIRRLQEKELDLSELDDPDSTYLQEARLKRKLIRLFGRLCELKDCCSLTGRVIEQRIPYRGTRYPEVNRRIERLINKPGPDTFPDYGDVLRAVERAATRHSLGLPRQQLQLMAQDAFRDVGVRLQERRHLDLIYNFGCHLTDDYRPGIDPALSDPTLARRLRENRTLAMSRLDEVISKYAMMQDKSEEGERQRRRARLLGTNPSGSPKASLDSGEGPSGMASQECPTTSKAESDDDDDDDEEEESDEEEEEEEDEEEVTEDEDEDLEQLQEDQGGDEEEEEEGDDEGDKSPKSPSHPPTRRNSEPVKGSPGEQQDRGLTRTPASPLAGPPDAPNTAAESSGGQLQGPLLGEESPRSQLSELEMEAVPEGTTPSPEERDISSSRKQSEDSLPTILENGADVVTSTSFNGRVSCHTWRDSSPPYKRSRKEKQLGSGPLENSYTEKLAAQQGNGKKVWTPPTQSSPLASMAPVADSSTKVDSPSHGLVTSSLCSPSPSLISQTPQTQSPRPCIYKMSVATQCDPEEIIVLSDSD, from the exons ATGGCCGCCGCTGACAGCATCATTGTGCTGGATGATGACGATGAGGATGAACCAGCTGCTCAGCCAGGGCCCTCCCACCCGCCCCCCAATCCTGTCTCGCCAGGACCAGAAGCCTCTGGTCCCTCTGAGTCCCACGGGGATGGAAAGAACAGTCACTCAGGTGGCAGGAAGTGCTACAAGTTGGAGAATGAGAGGCTGTTTGAAGAG TTCCTTGAACTGTGTAAGATGCAGACGTCGGACCACCCTGAGGTCGTTCCATTCCTCTACAAACTGCAGCAGCGTGCCCAGTCTCTGTTTCTGGCCTCAGCGGAGTTCTGCAACATTCTGTCCCGGGTTCTGTCTCGGGCTCGGAACCGGCCGGCTAAGCTCTATGTCTACATTAATGAGCTCTGCACTGTCCTTAAAGCCCATTCAAATAAGAAGAAGCTGAACTTGGCTCCTGTATCCTCAACGCCCAGTGAACCCTCCGGTGAGAACCCTCCCACCGACCCCTCCTCTGACCTTACAAATGCTGAAACCACTGCCCCTGAGGCTTCAAGGACCCGTGGTTCCCGGAGGCAGATCCAGCGCTTGGAGCAGCTGCTGGCGCTCTATGTCGCGGAGATCCGGCGGCTGCAGGAGAAGGAACTGGATCTGTCGGAACTGGATGACCCCGACTCCACATACCTGCAGGAGGCCCGCTTGAAGCGGAAGCTGATCCGCCTCTTCGGGCGGCTGTGTGAGCTAAAGGACTGCTGTTCTCTGACCGGCCGGGTCATAGAGCAGCGAATCCCCTACCGCGGCACCCGCTACCCCGAGGTCAACAGGCGCATCGAGCGGCTTATTAACAAGCCAGGGCCCGATACCTTTCCTGACTACGGAGATGTGCTGAGGGCGGTGGAGAGGGCAGCCACCCGGCACAGTCTCGGCCTTCCCCGACAGCAGCTCCAGCTCATGGCTCAAGATGCCTTCCGGGATGTGGGTGTCAGGTTACAGGAAAGGCGCCACCTTGATCTCATCTACAACTTTGGCTGCCATCTTACAGATGACTACAGGCCAG GCATTGACCCTGCACTGTCAGATCCCACGCTGGCTCGCCGCCTTCGGGAGAATCGGACCTTGGCCATGAGCCGCCTGGATGAGGTCATCTCCAAATATGCAATGATGCAAGACAAGAGCgaggagggggagaggcagaggaggagagctCGGCTCCTGGGCACCAATCCCTCAGGTTCCCCTAAAGCCTCCTTGGATTCTGGTGAG GGTCCTAGTGGAATGGCCTCCCAGGAGTGCCCTACTACCTCCAAAGCTGagtctgatgatgatgatgatgatgatgaagaagaagaaagtgatgaggaggaggaggaggaagaagatgaagaagaggtcactgaggatgaagatgaggatcTAGAACAGTTGCAGGAAGATCAGGGGggtgatgaagaagaggaggaagaaggag atgATGAAGGAGATAAGAGCCCCAAGTCCCCATCACACCCCCCCACTAGGAGGAACTCAGAACCTGTAAAAGGGTCTCCAGGGGAGCAGCAAGACAGAGGACTGACCAGGACACCAGCGTCACCGCTGGCAGGACCCCCAGACGCTCCCAACACAGCTGCGGAGAGCAGCGGAGGACAGCTCCAAGGGCCACTCCTGGGAGAAGAGAGCCCTAGGTCCCAGCTCTCTGAGCTAGAGATGGAGGCCGTGCCCGAGGGTACCACCCCATCCCCTGAGGAAAGGGACATTTCCTCTTCCAGGAAACAGTCAGAAGATTCCCTCCCCACCATCTTGGAAAATGGGGCCGATGTGGTTACCTCTACATCCTTCAATGGGCGTGTCTCTTGTCACACTTGGCGAGATTCCAGTCCCCCGTACAAGAGATCGAGGAAGGAAAAGCAGCTGGGGTCTGGACCATTAGAAAACAG ctacacagagaagctggcGGCTCAGCAGGGGAATGGGAAGAAGGTATGGACCCCGCCTACTCAGTCTTCCCCCTTGgcctccatggctcctgttgctgATTCCTCCACAAAGGTGGACTCTCCCAGCCATGGCCTGGTGACCAGCTCCCTGTGCAGTCCTTCTCCATCCCTGAtatcccaaactccccaaactcAATCTCCCCGGCCTTGTATTTATAAG ATGAGTGTGGCCACACAGTGTGATCCCGAAGAGATCATCGTGCTGTCAGACTCGGACTAG
- the Daxx gene encoding death domain-associated protein 6 isoform X1, whose amino-acid sequence MAAADSIIVLDDDDEDEPAAQPGPSHPPPNPVSPGPEASGPSESHGDGKNSHSGGRKCYKLENERLFEEFLELCKMQTSDHPEVVPFLYKLQQRAQSLFLASAEFCNILSRVLSRARNRPAKLYVYINELCTVLKAHSNKKKLNLAPVSSTPSEPSGENPPTDPSSDLTNAETTAPEASRTRGSRRQIQRLEQLLALYVAEIRRLQEKELDLSELDDPDSTYLQEARLKRKLIRLFGRLCELKDCCSLTGRVIEQRIPYRGTRYPEVNRRIERLINKPGPDTFPDYGDVLRAVERAATRHSLGLPRQQLQLMAQDAFRDVGVRLQERRHLDLIYNFGCHLTDDYRPGIDPALSDPTLARRLRENRTLAMSRLDEVISKYAMMQDKSEEGERQRRRARLLGTNPSGSPKASLDSGEGPSGMASQECPTTSKAESDDDDDDDEEEESDEEEEEEEDEEEVTEDEDEDLEQLQEDQGGDEEEEEEGGDDEGDKSPKSPSHPPTRRNSEPVKGSPGEQQDRGLTRTPASPLAGPPDAPNTAAESSGGQLQGPLLGEESPRSQLSELEMEAVPEGTTPSPEERDISSSRKQSEDSLPTILENGADVVTSTSFNGRVSCHTWRDSSPPYKRSRKEKQLGSGPLENSYTEKLAAQQGNGKKVWTPPTQSSPLASMAPVADSSTKVDSPSHGLVTSSLCSPSPSLISQTPQTQSPRPCIYKMSVATQCDPEEIIVLSDSD is encoded by the exons ATGGCCGCCGCTGACAGCATCATTGTGCTGGATGATGACGATGAGGATGAACCAGCTGCTCAGCCAGGGCCCTCCCACCCGCCCCCCAATCCTGTCTCGCCAGGACCAGAAGCCTCTGGTCCCTCTGAGTCCCACGGGGATGGAAAGAACAGTCACTCAGGTGGCAGGAAGTGCTACAAGTTGGAGAATGAGAGGCTGTTTGAAGAG TTCCTTGAACTGTGTAAGATGCAGACGTCGGACCACCCTGAGGTCGTTCCATTCCTCTACAAACTGCAGCAGCGTGCCCAGTCTCTGTTTCTGGCCTCAGCGGAGTTCTGCAACATTCTGTCCCGGGTTCTGTCTCGGGCTCGGAACCGGCCGGCTAAGCTCTATGTCTACATTAATGAGCTCTGCACTGTCCTTAAAGCCCATTCAAATAAGAAGAAGCTGAACTTGGCTCCTGTATCCTCAACGCCCAGTGAACCCTCCGGTGAGAACCCTCCCACCGACCCCTCCTCTGACCTTACAAATGCTGAAACCACTGCCCCTGAGGCTTCAAGGACCCGTGGTTCCCGGAGGCAGATCCAGCGCTTGGAGCAGCTGCTGGCGCTCTATGTCGCGGAGATCCGGCGGCTGCAGGAGAAGGAACTGGATCTGTCGGAACTGGATGACCCCGACTCCACATACCTGCAGGAGGCCCGCTTGAAGCGGAAGCTGATCCGCCTCTTCGGGCGGCTGTGTGAGCTAAAGGACTGCTGTTCTCTGACCGGCCGGGTCATAGAGCAGCGAATCCCCTACCGCGGCACCCGCTACCCCGAGGTCAACAGGCGCATCGAGCGGCTTATTAACAAGCCAGGGCCCGATACCTTTCCTGACTACGGAGATGTGCTGAGGGCGGTGGAGAGGGCAGCCACCCGGCACAGTCTCGGCCTTCCCCGACAGCAGCTCCAGCTCATGGCTCAAGATGCCTTCCGGGATGTGGGTGTCAGGTTACAGGAAAGGCGCCACCTTGATCTCATCTACAACTTTGGCTGCCATCTTACAGATGACTACAGGCCAG GCATTGACCCTGCACTGTCAGATCCCACGCTGGCTCGCCGCCTTCGGGAGAATCGGACCTTGGCCATGAGCCGCCTGGATGAGGTCATCTCCAAATATGCAATGATGCAAGACAAGAGCgaggagggggagaggcagaggaggagagctCGGCTCCTGGGCACCAATCCCTCAGGTTCCCCTAAAGCCTCCTTGGATTCTGGTGAG GGTCCTAGTGGAATGGCCTCCCAGGAGTGCCCTACTACCTCCAAAGCTGagtctgatgatgatgatgatgatgatgaagaagaagaaagtgatgaggaggaggaggaggaagaagatgaagaagaggtcactgaggatgaagatgaggatcTAGAACAGTTGCAGGAAGATCAGGGGggtgatgaagaagaggaggaagaaggagg agatgATGAAGGAGATAAGAGCCCCAAGTCCCCATCACACCCCCCCACTAGGAGGAACTCAGAACCTGTAAAAGGGTCTCCAGGGGAGCAGCAAGACAGAGGACTGACCAGGACACCAGCGTCACCGCTGGCAGGACCCCCAGACGCTCCCAACACAGCTGCGGAGAGCAGCGGAGGACAGCTCCAAGGGCCACTCCTGGGAGAAGAGAGCCCTAGGTCCCAGCTCTCTGAGCTAGAGATGGAGGCCGTGCCCGAGGGTACCACCCCATCCCCTGAGGAAAGGGACATTTCCTCTTCCAGGAAACAGTCAGAAGATTCCCTCCCCACCATCTTGGAAAATGGGGCCGATGTGGTTACCTCTACATCCTTCAATGGGCGTGTCTCTTGTCACACTTGGCGAGATTCCAGTCCCCCGTACAAGAGATCGAGGAAGGAAAAGCAGCTGGGGTCTGGACCATTAGAAAACAG ctacacagagaagctggcGGCTCAGCAGGGGAATGGGAAGAAGGTATGGACCCCGCCTACTCAGTCTTCCCCCTTGgcctccatggctcctgttgctgATTCCTCCACAAAGGTGGACTCTCCCAGCCATGGCCTGGTGACCAGCTCCCTGTGCAGTCCTTCTCCATCCCTGAtatcccaaactccccaaactcAATCTCCCCGGCCTTGTATTTATAAG ATGAGTGTGGCCACACAGTGTGATCCCGAAGAGATCATCGTGCTGTCAGACTCGGACTAG
- the Zbtb22 gene encoding zinc finger and BTB domain-containing protein 22, with translation MEPSPLSPGGAALPLPLSLAPPPLPLPAAAVVHVSFPEVTSALLESLNQQRLQGQLCDVSIRVQGREFRAHRAVLAASSPYFHDQVLLKGMTSISLPSVMDPGAFETVLASAYTGRLSMAAADIVNFLTVGSVLQMWHIVDKCTELLREGRSSAATTTVTTAAAAPSVSVPGASVPSGSGATVAPATVGSVRSHTSSRASENQSPSSSNYFSPRESTEFSSSSQDAFVASAVGCGNRRDGGPVFPVPVVGSAGATSGKLLLEADELCDDGGGDGRGAVAPGAGLRRPSCMPAGAVPQKHWVYVKRGRNCPAAASLVHQDPELEDEEEEEDLVLTCEDDEDEELGGGGPGVPAGGEPEATLSISDVRTLTEPPDKGEEQVNFCESSNDFGPYEGGGPGAGLDDPGGPTPSSYTPAHPPRPLLPLDVPGNQILVFPSSSSQAPGQPPGNTVEHGAVTLGGTSAVGLGMPSGSGGAPGGTGSSDGNKIFLCHCGKAFSHKSMRDRHVNMHLNLRPFDCPVCNKKFKMKHHLTEHMKTHTGLKPYECSVCAKKFMWRDSFMRHRGHCERRHRMGGGGGAAPGPGPGPGPGAPIGPALQPKRESSGGGGGSGDEANSATPPSHRRVWSPPGVHKVEMDFGGGGAAH, from the coding sequence ATGGAGCCATCTCCTCTGTCGCCCGGCGGGGCGgctctccccctgcctctctccctggcTCCCCCGCCACTGCCCCTGCCGGCAGCGGCGGTGGTTCACGTGTCCTTCCCTGAAGTGACCAGTGCCCTCCTGGAGTCCCTCAACCAGCAGCGgctccagggccagctctgcgATGTGTCCATCCGGGTGCAGGGACGCGAGTTCCGCGCCCACCGGGCTGTCCTGGCTGCCTCCTCCCCCTACTTCCACGACCAGGTCTTACTCAAAGGCATGACCTCCATCTCACTGCCAAGCGTCATGGACCCAGGTGCTTTTGAAACTGTGCTGGCCTCAGCTTACACAGGCCGCCTCAGCATGGCCGCCGCTGACATCGTCAACTTCCTCACGGTGGGCTCAGTCCTCCAGATGTGGCACATTGTGGACAAGTGCACCGAACTCCTTAGGGAGGGCAGGTCCtcagccgccaccaccaccgtcACTACCGCCGCCGCggccccctctgtctctgtccctggcgCCAGTGTCCCCTCGGGGAGCGGGGCCACTGTAGCCCCCGCCACCGTGGGCTCGGTGCGCTCCCACACTTCCAGCCGGGCCAGTGAGAACCAGTCTCCCAGCAGTAGCAACTACTTCAGCCCCCGGGAGTCCACCGagttctcctcttcctcccaagatGCGTTTGTAGCTTCGGCCGTCGGCTGTGGGAACCGCCGAGATGGTGGCCCTGTGTTCCCGGTCCCCGTGGTTGGCAGTGCGGGTGCCACCTCTGGAAAGTTGCTGCTGGAGGCAGATGAGCtgtgtgatgatggtggtggggaCGGGAGAGGGGCGGTGGCCCCTGGGGCTGGGCTCCGGAGGCCGAGCTGCATGCCCGCCGGTGCCGTGCCGCAGAAACACTGGGTCTATGTGAAGCGGGGTAGAAACTGCCCTGCAGCAGCGTCCCTGGTCCACCAAGACCCAGAGCTGGAGGacgaggaagaagaggaagatctGGTGTTGACTTGTGAGGATGATGAGGACGaagagctggggggtggtggcCCAGGGGTCCCTGCAGGGGGAGAGCCCGAGGCTACTCTCAGTATCAGTGATGTGCGGACCCTGACCGAGCCTCCAGACAAAGGGGAGGAGCAGGTCAACTTCTGTGAGTCCTCCAATGACTTTGGCCCCTATGAGGGTGGGGGGCCCGGGGCCGGGCTTGACGACCCAGGAGGGCCCACCCCTTCCTCCTATACCCCCGCCCACCCTCCACGACCCCTCCTTCCCTTGGACGTGCCGGGGAACCAGATCTTGGTTTTCCCGTCCTCCTCTTCACAGGCTCCCGGCCAGCCACCGGGGAACACGGTAGAACACGGGGCGGTGACCCTGGGGGGCACCTCCGCGGTGGGGCTAGGCATGCCGAGTGGTTCTGGTGGGGCCCCTGGAGGGACGGGCAGCAGCGACGGGAATAAGATCTTCTTGTGCCACTGTGGGAAGGCTTTCTCGCACAAGAGTATGCGGGACCGGCACGTGAACATGCATCTCAACCTGCGGCCCTTCGACTGCCCGGTGTGCAACAAGAAGTTCAAGATGAAGCACCACCTGACGGAGCACATGAAGACGCACACGGGCCTCAAGCCCTACGAGTGCAGTGTCTGCGCCAAGAAGTTCATGTGGCGGGACAGCTTCATGCGGCACCGGGGACACTGTGAGCGCCGGCACCGgatgggcggcggcggcggggccgcACCGGGACCCGGACCCGGACCCGGACCCGGGGCTCCTATTGGGCCAGCCTTGCAACCTAAGAGGGAGTCTTccggagggggtgggggcagtggcGACGAGGCGAATTCGGCCACGCCCCCGTCCCACAGGCGTGTCTGGTCCCCACCCGGCGTGCACAAGGTGGAGATGGATTTCGGTGGGGGCGGAGCAGCGCACTGA